The Sphaerodactylus townsendi isolate TG3544 linkage group LG02, MPM_Stown_v2.3, whole genome shotgun sequence DNA segment AATCTGATGTAGCGTAGTGATTTAGAATGTCAACCAGGAATTTCCTAGTTCGTCTCATATCAGCTATGAACTGAATAAGTGGCCATGCTCTCTTCCCTGCAGCTATTCCCATCTACTCTACTGGGCTGTTGTGAACGTTAAGTACATAAAGAGattacaggatgggtgacacctggcttgacaatcgtatatgtgaaagggatctggagttttagtagaccacaaactgaacatgatttATCAGTATGATGTGGCAGGcaggaaagccaatgcaattctgggctacatcaataggagtatggtATCTACATTGAAGGACGTAAcagtacctttctattctgcatttaGGCCCTGTATGCCACTGGTTCAGCCAATagcaattttgtaattttaaccACCACGAAGGTAATAGGGACACTATCAAAACATTGGGAGGCTGCAACCTAAGCATCCCACTACAATGCAGTCCAAGCATTCTGAATGGAGGCTCCTTGAGAACACACTGGAAATACTCCCTAgtctgattctggtgggttttccgggctgtgtggcagtggtctagtggatcttgttcctaacgttttgcctgcatctgtggctggcttcttcagaggtgtatcacagagggaagtctgttacacactgtgtccagagagaaggaaatgtttggggtatatattgtccatgtcccagggtggggaaccaatcagtaagtgtttcggtagaacttgttatgcaaagatgtggttgatagtattgtattgcaggtctCCCTAGTCTCTTCTCAAACACCTCCTGCTGCAATGAGGTGGAGAAAATCCAAAACTGGTTCTTTGCTTTTGGGATGAGGTACTTCACTGAAGAAGCAAATAGTCACCGAAAAACTTACTGTCAgacaccatggtgcccatgggtgccctACTGAGGATCACTGGGATCATGTTTAATGCACTCAGCTAATCTCCAAGGAACACTCAGGTATAAGAATTACAAATGCCCACACAGAGAGAATTTGACTAGCTGCTCACCTGCTTTGGTTTCTTGACTGGTTTCTGCTGTGCACTTACTGAATGGGTAGATTGATCTGGAGTAATATTGAAGCCACTTGCTTCATCCAGAGCTGCCTCCTCAGTAAGCTGATGGTAAATAAGAAACAACTTTGGAACCCAAGGACTTTTTCTTCGTATGAAAGTTCTTTCTCAGAAATCACTTTCTTCTGCTCCTTTAATCTTTCATTTAGCAAACAAACATGTGATTACTAGTTAATCTATTAGCTAGCAAGAGTTCTCCACATAATTCCAAATGCCACCAAAGATAATGTAAACACTTGCAGTGGAGGTTACTTGAGGCTTCTATACATAAGGTTATTGATAGATAATGAAACCATCAGTTTTAGTCAGGCCTGGTTGTGATGAAAACCTTACTTGCTGGTCATGGACCAGGTGCATTGGAGAGGATTCAACAGCAACAATACCATAAAAGTAAAGGCTGGCAACTACTTTAGACCTGTTGCAAAACTGTTTGAATggcttcctcctcttccatttcttCATCACTGTTGGGGAGTTTGTAGTCATCCAAAGTAACTGTAAAAGAAAGATTGTGAAACTGACAATgtaattaatgtgtgtgtgtgtgtgtgtgtgtgtgtgtatctcagtCTCTCATCATTTCATGATTTTAGAACATTGTGTGCCTCCACTTAGATTCTACCTACAGGGGTTCAGCGGTGTTTATCCTAGATCACAATCTTTTTCTAGTCCTTGCAAATGTGTCAATAATTTAAATCTCCCACTGCTTTGGGTAGGCTCTAGCTGTTGGTAGCAGAGTTGTCAAATTTTCAGTAAGTTGTTGCAGGGGTACCTTTGAATTGTAGCTTAATATGCCAGCATTAGTGGCTGACAAATGTTTATCTCCGTACTATGAAAAAACTTTGAAACACTTGAGATTTCTTTAAGcaatattataaatattttagagaaaaagagaatctggggcaGAAAGAATAGGACTGCTAAATAACAGAAGACAAAAGTGTATCTTGAATTTGTCTTGAGGCTAGAAGAAAGCAAAAATACCATCTTCCCAGTTTTGGGTTGTGAAATTAACAGAGTTCTTGTTACTAGTGTGCCTTGAGAAATCCACtcatttttatcattttggttctAAATAACCACAACCCTGGGACCACGAAACAGTCATTTACTTGTTTTGCATCTTGGACTAATTCCCATTAGTCAGAAAATAAGGATTAACTTCTTCCAAAGAAATAAGCCTCTGTTCCTAAGAACAATCTTGTGTACCTTGCTCAGGGTCTTGGCCTCTCAATACAGCCAATCGCTTGGCCACTTCTAGAATCTTCTCCTGCCGGGTGTTCTCTTCCCTCAGCTCAGCAGCAGCCTCTGTCAGAAGtctatttttctcttcttccaacTGTTTGGGATCCAGATCAGCAATGCTGATGATCCTATCAGTTCGATTTAAGTCATTCAAACTCTGTGTGTTGATTTCTGAAGAGCAAAGACTTGGGGTTAATGAGTGATAGACACATCACAGACACAATGTTAATTTCTCCTAGAATTTCAGTGCAAGCAGTTTCACACATTCATCTGCTAGTCCACAAGGATGATACACAGGTCTACCAAAATGCACATTAGTGCCAAGATGATGCAAATTTTGTGCAGAACGCATTCAGCAGTCAAACTTTCATGTTCCAATGAGATGATCAGATGTCAGCCAGTAACACAGGCTGATCAACTGACCTCAAACAACTCGAAAGTCTGCTAAACATGTGGGGTTCTTTGCTTTCAAAACTGTGTTTGTGCAAACTGATACTGATCCAAGCAATGTGGTAGTCCTAAAATGGGGACAACTTAGGCAAACACCAAAGAATagaagcttcttttaaaaaacacacaaaaacattaCAACTGATTTAGGGCAACTGCCACTCAGTGAGCCACAGTTTTCCCTGCATTGTCTGCCTTCTGTGTCACCAGAAGATTTTGGAAGTTTCCAACTGGTATTGCTATTGTACTCTAGCAACAGTGTTCTAATAATGCACAGCCATGATCCCTGAAGTCCCTTTCACTTTTCTAAAAAGTTCTAGCCATTTCCATTGCAGGGTCATATGGAGAAAAGTGATCCTTGCACCTCTCCCGTTATAACTGTGCAACTGAAGGAGCTGGAGACTCTGTACAAAAACAGAAGCTGAGACTTCAGTAATTCCGGAAATATCTTGGTAGAATGTTAGAATCACAATAGcaatttctgatttaaaaaaaaatctccaaagatcTTTTGATGGCATTGCAGATAAATGGTGGCCGTGGCTGTAGGAAAAACCAATCACATTGTACTACAGTGTTTGGAAGAAATACAGTGAAGCACCCCTTCAAACAGCCATGAACATGCCAATGGATGGCTGAACCAATTGTCAAAAAATCCACTCTTGATTTGAGAAACGAGCTTAGGATGTGAGCTTAACTGGTGGGTGTTCAACCATCATAAATCAGTAAACAGATGATGCactccctgcccccttgtagctccgccactggggaCGACGACATCTTCACACACCACTGGGTTGCATCCTCATAACAGTTCTACaactatatttaaaatgtttctttttaaaaaaaaaatggcaagggACAAGCTTATAAATGTACGTGCACCACTTCATAACAAATGACAAAAGACAAAACAGCCCTACCTATCGAAGCCTGTGGCAAGACCAGTTTGCTGATCCAGCATTTGAATTATTAGAATGCCCATGTGAATTGAGAGGTCAAGCTCACCTCACAATAAGGAACTCCCTATATCTGTCTTctctttaagattttttttaaaactttgctgcAGCTTTTTTTGGTCAGTGTGATAAAAAGTCAGTTCCCTTTTAGAAATTTGTGTGGACATTCTAGAATTGTAAAAGTCATTACAGGATGAGATGGAAGCTGAATGAAAGCAGAACAAGAACACTGAGATAGGACACCTGAGCTCTGGTCTATAGCAACTTCTTCAGCCATCTGGTTCAGCAGGTCATCTGACTGCTCAACTTGTGTCCTGGTATTGGAGAGCTGATGAATCTAACAAGAGTGAGAGATACACAAGCAGAGTTAGATGAGCGATACGGGGCTCTCCATGAGTCACAGTCAGGAGACATAGAACACTACAGACACAAGGATCCCTAGATGTTTCAAACAGTTTGAGAGCATTTGCATTATTTTGTGCCAGTCAAGATTTCTCTTTTCCAGAGCTACTGAAGAACCACATCACCAGCCGCAGTTAAGATGGATTGCATGCCAGGCAGGAATTATGATCAACAGAACCCAATCCTACCAGCAGCCCAACTGTTTGAGAGCTGAGATAAACCAGCAAGGCAATATCATATATTGAGTAGCATTATATATTGAGCATAtttaaataggaaaatatttctaGTCAACACAGAGCATCTGTCTTATATAAGGCCCTGTTTGCTCATTCCCTTGCTTTCCTTATATTTGAAATTCCTCCAAAAAATTATAACAGCATTCAGTGAACATTCTGTTCTTTCTCAAGATAGGTAACTATTGTCCCTATTCTTGTGATGAAAAAACTTGAAATACATAGACAACCAGTCCACTGCTTCCAACAAGGATTTTATTTATAAGATTCATATCCTTATGCAACTAAATGATATGATACTGCATCCCTGAGTCCACCTTGGGGACACAgtgccttttgaaagtccaagtatataatgtctaCTGGATCACCATTGTCTACATGCTTGTTCAcattctcaaagaactccaaaaggttggtgaggcaggacttttCTTTGCAGGAGCCATCCTGATTTCCGCTCAGTAGCTTTTGTTCCTCTGTGTGCTTAATACAAATCTCTTTGATTACAGTTTTTACTAACTTGCCTGGAACAGACGTTAAGCTGACTTGAAATTTCCTGGTGCCCCTCtggagcctttttaaaaattggtgtaaCATTTGCTACTCTCCAATCTTCTGGTACAGCAGCTGAATTTAGTAGTAAGCTACATATACGGGTTAGTAGATCAACTACCTCACATCTGAATGCTCTAAGAACTCTTAGGTCTACGTCACCAGGGCCTGAAAACAAATCAGTTTTTAATTTTCCCAAATTAAAACTTCATTCCTCACCACCTCAATTTGACTCATTCCTATAGACTCCCTTCTTGAAAAAGTGACTGTGGCAAGGGCACATGCCCCACACTTCCCACAAGCAAAAATTCATCAAATTTCCCTGTAGCTTCCTTTAGCAATTTCTTATTACTTGACCATCCAAACACGAAATTGCTCCTCTAGCTGGTTTCCTGCTCCAAATATAATTAAAGAAATTTTATTGTTTGTCTTGATGCTTTTAGCAACCAGctcctcagattctctttttgcATGCCTCATGATTGACTTTATATTTCTTTGGCCAGAGCCTGTGGTCCCTTCTGTTCACTTCCTTGGGTCAGActtcccacttttaaaaagaaacctgtCTATTTTTTCAAGCCTTGTCTTGTTAACCATGCAAGCATTATTTTAGACTTGGCAATCCCTCTCCTAACCTGAGGAATGCATTCTATCTGGGCATAAAATGTGGTTTTCAGAAGCTTTCAAGCACCCCCTAGGGATCTGATTCACTTGCGTTTCCCTTTCAACTTCCTTCTAACTAtttccctcttttgaaatcaaatgttgcAGTTTTGGACTTTAGAGGTAACATGAATTCTTAACTTAATAGCACTGTGTTTACTGTTGCCAACTTCCTCATCTCTTACCAGGACTTGAGCCCCATGCAGAATCATATCCAAGATCACTACCCTTCTAATTGGCTCTGCGACCAGCTGTTCCAGTGCACAGTCATGTATGATGTCTATGAATCTCAATTCTACGGCATACCTCAAGGACACGTTTATCCAGTTCACGTGAGGATAGTTGAAATCTCTCAGTATCACAGCAATATCTGCTTTAATACCCTCTCTTGTTTCCTTCTTCATCTCAAGATCAGACTCAAGGGTTTGAACAGGTGGGCGTTAGTGTTTCTACCTATATTGCTTCTGTTGGGAAGTTGATTcccctaatgcagtggtggtgaacctttggcactccagatgttatggactacaattcccatcagccccttccagcattggcaggggctgatgggaattgtagtccttaacatctggagtgccaaaggttcgccaccacggccctaatgTGTTCTATGCCCTCTTGattctatgccagtggttctcaacctgggagttgggacccctttgggggtccaacgaccctttcacaggggttgcctaatactgtctgcatcagtgttctccatctgtaaaatggataaatgttagggtagATGTACAGatttaataactttttaaaaactgctattGTACACCAAGCAATCCAGCTATCCTACCCTGGCTCAGAGGCTTCTAGCACTGGCATGGTATGGGGCACTGCAATAATAAATGAAGATCTAGCAGAATAGGTTAATTCCCCACTTCTGCTGACATGAGCCATCCACAGACACaggatattatatatataatctatcctaactgtgtgtgtgtgtgtgtatgtatatatatatatacacacacacacaccatccacAGACGCAGGAGATTATATATATAATCTACACtaactaatatatatataatctacCCTATATAATCTACCCTAACTGTACATCTACccttacatttatccattttacagatagagaacactgatgcagacacacacacgcacgcacacgccaATTGATGTTTTCTTTTGATATCTGTTAGGATATTATTTTACTACCTTGTAGTTTAaagattttgtatattttgtatattttaacctagttgaataattatttattgaaCTGTTGTTAGCCACCCCAAACCCTGGGAcccaggggaggggtgggacaTAAGTCTAAAATGGAGTAAAGTAAAGCATTGTTGTGAGGCTCACCTGATCCTCAGAGAGGGTTTTCAAGAAAACAATGAGctacttgaagaaaaaaaatgcagggaaaGAACCTTCCCTGCTTCTGTGAGCTATGACACATGATGCAACCCATGGATCTGTACAAAAGATGGACAGCTATCCCTAGTCTTTAGTTGCCACTAGGAAACAGTATCTGGTAGTGATttataaaaagagagagggatCTTACTGGCCTGGAAGCTGTGGAGGGAAGTGGTCTGCCCTGCAAGGCTGCCAGACGATTTTCCATCTCTTGGGTGGATGGAATGGGTTTTGCAGGGTCATCTTTCAGTGCTGCCAGCCTGGACTCTATTTCAGCCTGTGATGGAATGGACTCTGCAGTGAAAAGTGAATTGGCTTATTAACAATCACCCAAAATGAGTTTGGTACCTTTATTTGCTTTCATGCTTACACAGGGGACCTTAACAGATAATCAAGTACATAGCCATAATGAATAGAGATCAAAGATACTGAAAGACCATGCAGGTACTGGCATAGGCCATTTTTCTCTCTGATCATGTCTGCAAGTGCACAGCACTCTAAAAGCCACATTTCTGCGGTCTGAGAGAATTGGACAACAGTTTATTCACTGTCTGCTGTTTGCGAGACAAAGGGTCATTCAGAATGCTTAAGCTCCATCTGCTGATCACCAGAAGACTTGCAAACATGCTCCCCATCCAGTGTCAAATATTTCATCAGACTCTGTCCACACAACAAGCAAGTAAGcctttgcaaactgaaggctagaaattggcgggggggggggggggggcgcgaatgtttctcagaacaaaaaaaaacacttctacaATGTTTAACAGAAATATTTCTGGAGTAAAACATGGTGAGAACTAGAAATCAAAAACTTGATAAATTGTTATTATATATGACTACAGCTGCCAGATTATTATACACTCAGTTATGGAAAAATTGAAGAATACCCTCGATGGAAGATGGGATACTAAAACAGATTTTGCCAAAACGGGTAAACTTTCTTATCTGCTAAGAGATAAGAATTGGGATTCTTCTGCAGAGACTTGGGATCCCTTAATATCATATCTTAAAATATGATATCCTGTACTACCTGCCTCTAGCTTTGTTATACAAGCAGCATGTAATTGAGATGGAaaattcttctctttctttctttgtttaaaattcagAAAATTAAACCAAACCCACCTATTGTACCTGTTATCCCCTTGCTTAATATTTtgaagaatatatttttaaataagctTGAAAATTTGTTAAATTAAAACTTAGGAAAGAGAAATTAATTTCTATCTGATTTACATTTTCCAGTAGGTATTAACTATAGTATAAAAGATACATATTGGGGCAAAGGTAGGAAATCTGTGTTATATTGTTAGTTAATGTAAGACATGGTTTGTTGGTTACTCAGATAGGTTTAATCAAGTATTCAtgattttgtttttatgtgtttagTTAATTTAACTCaataaagtgtttttaaaaagaaaatatacttCTATTTTTCAAATGCAAGCTGGTAAATATCCAAGCTTGAATTTGGGAAGGGGTCCTTTatcagcctgtgggcaccttagAATTCTGGAACAGGTTGGTTGGCACATCCCCAAAATAGCTGCCAAAGAAGGTAAAaccaacctcaaaatggctgtgACAGAGCAcagccatgctcagtgaggaagcTCAAGTGCAGAGAAGAGGGGTAATTAAAAATATGTTGGAAAAGAGGAATGAGAGAGAATGAACACAACACTGTTGTGGCAGCTGCAACTGAAACAATGTTACTTTAAACTGTGAAGTCAATCAGATGTCCAATAACCAATTAGAAGCCTTTCTGGGGAAGTGCCCCACCTGATCCCACCAACTTCCTAAAATGTCTTGGTGGATAGcaagaaaggtgttggcagatgCTAAGTTGTCAATGGGCACCATATTGGGCTTGTAAAATATAAGGCAATTTCTCACCAGCTTTTTCCTTTCAGCACCTTCAAATGGATCAAGTGGGGCCTCTGAAGCAGTAAAGCAAGCAGTAAAAGGCCTATGGTCCAGCAGCGCAACATATTATATGTATGCAGAAGTTCCAATTTCAAAGCCAGCACCTCCAGGTAAATGTCTTCACATAGCAGGTGTGCACTGGGACTAGACCTAGCAACTGTTCACCACCTGAGATTCCCTGTGGTGAGTCCCATATAAATTGGTTTTGTGCATCTAGGAGTTCCTATTTATTGGAACAAAGGAGATAAAGAATGTATTCTAAATCCTACATCATATTCTGTGTTCCCAGGGTTTTTCAAGAAATTTCACTGTCTTTTGCATGTATAGAAACAAGTTGGGAATTCATCTGTACAATATAATATCTGGCAGGCGGGGAGTATAATGAGACTCACTGGACTTTGATTCCTTCTTGAGCCTCTCCAGTCTCTCTGCTATGGCTCGATCCTCTTTGGATAACCCTCGATACTCAGAGTCTGTTTGACTTTGGGATTTCACCAAGCCCTTCTGAGGACCCTGTGGCTGGTTTTGCTTTGCCTCAAGGGCTGCTACACGCCTGCAAGAAGAATCACCAGCATAAGCTTTCTGTTCTTTCATCAAATTTTAATATTGTCTTATTCAGGGTGGTATACATGCATCTCACATTGGTATACATGCAGACAAACCTTTCCtactttgtcttcacaacaaaccctgtgagaGAGACATGTGATAGTCCCAAGGTCATTcaatgagcttcatggccaaGTAGGGATTTAAACTGGCATTTCTCTAAGCCTAGACTAATCATTAAACCACAGTGGTATACATTAGAGAAGGAGATATGAAACAGGCCTTtagatccctttgattgcttactgcctaccAGCAgtaaacaccacccaccactctaggcagtaagcaatcaaaaggATCAAAAGCCCAGGCTACTGCAATGCAGataccctcactaattgattatgctaacttcatggttactcacatgctaaatgggtggatcccacccaacacatgcacaTCAagtttgctaattgcaccctttacacttgttaataggcaaatggttctttctcccaccctggatattccacaggtatatatacacttgctttactaccatcagatcctctaaagatgccagccacagatgcaggcaaaatgtcaggagaaaatgctactagaacacggccatacagcctggaaaccacataacaccccagtCTAAAAGCTCATCAGTTTTCTAAAACCAGATAACTTGATGGCTGCAGCTTCAAATGAAGACTTGCAGGCATTAATTCACCATCAAACACTGGAGGCACCAGTTTTCATATCACTATACCTCACAATCACCTTTTCTAAATTGATCCAAACATTCAGCTAGAATCATGCTGAGAATCAAGTAATGGACATAGACACTGACCTAAAGAGATATGAAGTTTAAGTAGTTATTATATGGAAAACTAATTTTCTTGAGACTCAAGATGTTTTGAGGTTCAGAAGCACAGAAACTAATCCACTATGAAATGAGAATTGCTACTATAGCAGTAGAAGCACCGCAGATGAGATTCTGAAAGCTATCTGAACCTTCTCCTTGTACTGTATGTTAGGAATACTGTCACCAGTAGACAATTTTATACACAGCTGGTTAATGGTCAGAACTATTGGTCTTAGTCAGATTCTAAACGGACACAGAATGCTGTAGCAGGTACATAGATATATACATACAGGATATTGAATGAAGCCAAGTATGTTGGTATTAGAACTCACTTTTTATAGTTTTCTGGTGGGGACCATTTAGCTGCATTGGACTGATGTGGTCCACTAAAAGGCAAATGAGATAGGTCACAGGGGTAGaatatggatttatttatttatttacagtggcAGAAAATAGCTTGCCTTATGAGATGCCTTGAGAACAGCAGCATAGCACTACTGGAGCATTCTTTTCACTGTGTCCTTAATGGATAGTATGCTTTCAATTAAAAGGAATGCCAGATCCCACCCCACTCCCCGCTTCCTCCACTTATCTTATTTTTACTAATTAAAATCTTTCTGTTTCACTGACAAGTCAAAACTGTAGGGGGAGTACTTTGGCTTTTCTAAATATGCTTTCTAAATatgctattttctttcttttaaaaaaatgtaatgcagAACAGTACAATCATACTATATCTATTATTTTGTGTGGATGTGAGCATTAAGAATAAAGAGGGGGGAACTGCAAATGAATGATTCCCAAATGGAATGTATGTCCTTGGTTTCAATGCAAAggaacattccccttcctccatgtgtccaattacatttacatttttgttCACTCTGTAATGTAGTAGTAGAAATGTTACTCAGCTACTGCAATTCAAAACCACAATTTTGCATGTGTTTCCCAGTGCTGTAATTAGCTCAAAAGGGGTGAGGGGAACTCACCCTCCATCTCCTATCCAGTGCTGAAactgagggggaaaaacccctgtACCGATACAACAGTCAGAACCACAGCTATGTTCTCACCTGGTTAATTCCTTGTGGCACTGCTTGCATACCTTCTGTTGAGTATTTCCACAACGGGGGACGTTTGCACTGAATCCAAGGCAGCCAGAACAGAACGCTCGCCCACAGTTCTTGCATCCAAACtgagagaggcagaaaaggaggaaagaaaagaagcaagCCTCCTTAGAACCTGGCTGTACTAACACTGAGAAATCTCTATTGTAGTTTTTGAGCAAGAGTCACAAGGAAGATGCTTCCATACCAACATGTGCCAAACGTGTATTGGAAAGGGGCACTTGCATTAgtttgcagaagccaaaaccaagCAGAGACCTAGTAGCACATAAAAGACTAATCAATGCTTAGTCTTACATAAGCTTTTTTGGATCACAGCCCATTTTATCCATTGTTGAGGTTCTAGTCCCCAAAAGGTTATCAGGCTAACAGCccaattgggcgggggggggggggggccctgaaGTGACTCCAGGAGACAGCACAGAGCTGTGCTGGTGGATGTGCCCTCtctagggcacttaccctggtagaAGGGCAAATCCGCGGGTCAGCCACCCTGGCCCTCCAGGTCTCCCAGATGTGGCACTGAATGCTGCATCAGTTTTCCTGCACCACCGGCCCTGCTGGCCTAGCaaaggcattccagaggcatggcagagggtggagctgatattagttggcttccaaGCCAGCACTGCCTCCAGGTATGTGGTGGCCTGGGCATACATCTTAAGTAACCCTTTTGGGTACTTAAGTGCATGCAGAAGGGCTATCTAGCAGCAGAGAGGTTTAAAAAGCTCTCTGGAAGCGGCAGGGCTTTGCGCCAGCAGCACTGTCCCCGCCTGCCTAGGGCTGTGGATTGACAGCTTTCTATATATAAGTAAATTAAATATTTGTTAAGATAAATAGCCCAAGGAGACAGAATTTTAACAAACAAATTATGATAAAGATTATCAAGATTTTGTTAATTAAATCTGTAAACAGAGAAAACAccgccttacgcggcctgggaccctcgtatctgagagaccgcattaccccatatgcccctactcggcctctgcgatcagcagaggccaatttgctggcggttcctggccccttgatgatgcggctggcctccacacgggccaggacctttacggccctggccccagcctggtggaacactcttcctccagctgtgccTCCTAGACCCTCTTGGAGGACCTTGCCAGTGATGAGAGATTCcgcaggggcctgtaagaccgagttgttccacggTGCCTTTTTAGAAGATCCATTAAAAGCTGaggtggcgcccccttccccctcctccctctccttccccaccaatcttcttgcacataccatctgttgcacttta contains these protein-coding regions:
- the ZFYVE19 gene encoding abscission/NoCut checkpoint regulator isoform X2, which gives rise to MLFWFTVSKVCLVQFGCKNCGRAFCSGCLGFSANVPRCGNTQQKVCKQCHKELTSGPHQSNAAKWSPPENYKKRVAALEAKQNQPQGPQKGLVKSQSQTDSEYRGLSKEDRAIAERLERLKKESKSKSIPSQAEIESRLAALKDDPAKPIPSTQEMENRLAALQGRPLPSTASRPIHQLSNTRTQVEQSDDLLNQMAEEVAIDQSSEINTQSLNDLNRTDRIISIADLDPKQLEEEKNRLLTEAAAELREENTRQEKILEVAKRLAVLRGQDPEQVTLDDYKLPNSDEEMEEEEAIQTVLQQLTEEAALDEASGFNITPDQSTHSVSAQQKPVKKPKQAQASTSTKALSLPTEAADSDEEELPWCCICNEDAALRCHGCDDDLYCHRCFREGHDEFDRMEHKTSSYRPPQKKK
- the ZFYVE19 gene encoding abscission/NoCut checkpoint regulator isoform X1 encodes the protein MMDGRCYGCASKFTVFKKRFGCKNCGRAFCSGCLGFSANVPRCGNTQQKVCKQCHKELTSGPHQSNAAKWSPPENYKKRVAALEAKQNQPQGPQKGLVKSQSQTDSEYRGLSKEDRAIAERLERLKKESKSKSIPSQAEIESRLAALKDDPAKPIPSTQEMENRLAALQGRPLPSTASRPIHQLSNTRTQVEQSDDLLNQMAEEVAIDQSSEINTQSLNDLNRTDRIISIADLDPKQLEEEKNRLLTEAAAELREENTRQEKILEVAKRLAVLRGQDPEQVTLDDYKLPNSDEEMEEEEAIQTVLQQLTEEAALDEASGFNITPDQSTHSVSAQQKPVKKPKQAQASTSTKALSLPTEAADSDEEELPWCCICNEDAALRCHGCDDDLYCHRCFREGHDEFDRMEHKTSSYRPPQKKK